A genome region from Chloroherpetonaceae bacterium includes the following:
- a CDS encoding universal stress protein, with translation MIAIKKILCPIDFSEVSHNAILYGKEFACAMGAELILLHVVEPVTMTAETVPYVSEVELERNAKEELSMLVQKECPSTLTVRQLVKIGLAPDTIIRVAEEEDVDLLIMGSHGRSGLSRLLLGSVTEAVMRRAKLPILVVKQEEKEFVR, from the coding sequence ATGATTGCCATCAAAAAAATCCTCTGCCCAATTGACTTTTCTGAAGTATCTCACAACGCTATTCTCTACGGCAAGGAATTCGCCTGTGCAATGGGTGCAGAGCTTATTTTGCTCCATGTGGTTGAGCCCGTTACAATGACCGCAGAGACCGTCCCATATGTGTCCGAAGTAGAATTAGAGCGCAATGCCAAAGAGGAGCTCAGTATGCTGGTTCAAAAAGAATGCCCCAGCACCCTCACGGTGAGGCAACTTGTTAAAATTGGTCTTGCTCCTGATACCATTATCCGAGTTGCTGAGGAAGAAGACGTGGATTTGCTGATTATGGGCTCCCATGGGCGTAGCGGTTTATCGCGCCTGCTGCTCGGCAGCGTCACTGAAGCTGTGATGCGACGCGCCAAATTACCTATCTTGGTGGTTAAGCAAGAAGAAAAGGAGTTTGTTCGGTAA
- a CDS encoding DNA starvation/stationary phase protection protein, producing the protein MSIEVKIKHTSTEVLSALNLQLANAFVLSVKYKKFHWYVSGPFFKTLHELFDEHYRQLSKIIDDLAERSRSIGGYPIATMKEFLETAEIDESPNLNYTPQEMVEILYEDTDTIIDSLHQHIELATNHHDPGTADIFTEIVQIYQKQAWYLAETKARKNLV; encoded by the coding sequence ATGTCGATTGAAGTCAAAATCAAGCACACTTCTACCGAAGTACTTTCGGCTCTAAACTTGCAGCTTGCTAACGCCTTCGTGCTCTCTGTCAAATACAAGAAATTCCACTGGTATGTTTCAGGTCCATTCTTCAAGACGCTACATGAGCTCTTCGATGAACACTATCGGCAACTTAGCAAAATCATTGATGACCTTGCTGAGCGCTCTCGCTCTATCGGTGGCTACCCGATTGCGACGATGAAAGAGTTCCTTGAAACGGCTGAAATTGATGAATCTCCCAACTTGAATTACACGCCCCAAGAAATGGTAGAAATTCTCTACGAGGATACCGATACCATCATTGATTCGCTGCACCAGCACATTGAGCTTGCCACCAACCATCATGACCCCGGCACAGCCGACATCTTCACAGAAATTGTTCAGATTTACCAAAAGCAAGCATGGTATCTGGCGGAAACCAAAGCCCGCAAGAATCTGGTCTAA
- a CDS encoding zinc-binding dehydrogenase: MKAAVLTAVSAPLVLQEVEKPSPSDGEALVALRYAALNHRDVWIQKGLYAGLKFPIILGSDGAGTVVECRHSAWLGKEVIINPSLDWGPNEKAQQKSFRILGLPDNGTFAEFLKIPIQNLCEKPAHLSWQEAAALPLAGLTAYRALFSRAALQPNEKVLITGIGGGVALFALQFALAIGAEVWVTSGSDRKLSRALAMGAKGGANYQTPDWDTPLKSVGFDVILDSAGGEGFSKLIDLAAPGARIVFVGATRGPVKELVLQKIFWKQLSLLGSTMGSPADFASMITFVTTHQIHPIVDCTFPLAEAETALRYLDSAKQFGKIALEIS, translated from the coding sequence ATGAAAGCGGCTGTCTTAACTGCTGTTTCCGCTCCGTTAGTCTTGCAGGAGGTAGAAAAACCCTCACCCTCTGACGGTGAAGCATTGGTAGCGCTGCGCTATGCGGCTCTCAATCATCGTGATGTTTGGATTCAAAAGGGTCTGTATGCTGGCTTAAAGTTTCCGATTATTCTCGGCTCCGATGGTGCAGGCACTGTGGTTGAGTGCCGCCATTCTGCTTGGCTCGGCAAAGAAGTGATCATCAATCCCAGCTTGGATTGGGGCCCTAATGAAAAAGCGCAGCAAAAGTCGTTTCGCATCTTGGGCTTGCCTGATAACGGCACATTTGCCGAATTCCTCAAAATCCCTATCCAGAATCTCTGTGAAAAGCCGGCCCACCTTTCTTGGCAGGAGGCTGCAGCATTGCCGCTTGCAGGACTGACCGCCTATCGTGCGCTCTTCTCGCGTGCAGCACTGCAGCCAAACGAGAAGGTCTTGATTACGGGCATTGGCGGCGGCGTCGCTCTTTTTGCGCTGCAATTTGCCCTCGCAATTGGTGCTGAGGTGTGGGTTACATCAGGCAGCGACCGCAAACTGTCCAGAGCATTAGCCATGGGCGCAAAAGGCGGTGCAAACTACCAAACTCCTGACTGGGACACTCCTCTCAAATCAGTTGGCTTTGATGTTATTCTGGATAGTGCAGGTGGCGAGGGCTTCTCCAAGCTCATTGACCTTGCTGCGCCGGGCGCACGTATTGTTTTCGTTGGCGCCACACGCGGCCCCGTCAAAGAGCTTGTGCTCCAAAAAATTTTTTGGAAACAGCTCTCACTTTTGGGCTCCACAATGGGTTCTCCAGCCGATTTTGCTTCAATGATCACTTTTGTCACCACGCATCAAATCCACCCTATTGTAGACTGCACCTTTCCTCTTGCCGAAGCAGAAACTGCCCTGCGTTACTTAGACAGCGCCAAACAATTTGGCAAAATCGCTCTTGAAATTTCTTAA